A single Venturia canescens isolate UGA chromosome 1, ASM1945775v1, whole genome shotgun sequence DNA region contains:
- the step gene encoding cytohesin-1 isoform X5: MCIHELTPEQQKNLIDIRRKKTELLLEIQQLKDELGEVVAEMEAMEGGGLAADESKPTNKAKQTSIGRKKFNMDPKKGIEYLIDHNLLTPTPEDVAQFLYKGEGLNKTAIGDYLGERHDFNERVLRAFVELHDFTDLILVQALRQFLWSFRLPGEAQKIDRMMECFAQRYCQLNPNIFTNTDTCYVLSFAIIMLNTSLHNPSVKDKPSVEHFITMNRGINNGGDLPRELLVSLYESIKTEPFKIPEDDGNDLMHTFFNPDKEGWLWKQAGGRYKSWKRRWFILNDNCLYYFEYTTDKEPRGIIPLENIQVREVQDRHKPHCFELYAAGSEFIKACKTDSEGKVVEGKHTVYRMSAATDEEKDEWIKCVRQSISHNPFYDMLAARKKKAQKTNVHSKS, encoded by the exons CAATTGAAAGATGAGCTGGGGGAAGTTGTCGCGGAGATGGAGGCGATGGAAGGTGGGGGTTTGGCAGCTGACGAGTCCAAGCCGACGAATAAGGCGAAACAAACATCGATCGGAcgtaaaaaattcaacatgGATCCGAAGAAAGGGATCGAATATTTGATCGACCACAATCTCCTCACACCGACTCCTGAAGACGTTGCGCAATTTTTGTACAAAGGGGAGGGACTCAACAAAACTGCGATCGGGGATTACCTTGGCGAGCGCCACGACTTCAACGAGCGTGTATTGCGAGCATTCGTTGAACTCCACGATTTTACCGACCTCATACTGGTCCAAGCGCTACGACAATTTTTGTGGTCGTTCAGACTGCCCGGCGAGGCACAAAAAATCGATCGCATGATGGAGTGTTTTGCTCAGCGTTACTGCCAATTAAATCCAAACATTTTCACCAATACCGATACCTGTTACGTACTAAGCTTCGCGATAATAATGCTAAATACATCGTTGCACAATCCCAGCGTCAAGGACAAGCCCAGCGTCGAACACTTCATCACGATGAATCGTGGCATCAACAACGGTGGTGATCTTCCCCGCGAACTCTTAGTA AGCTTGTACGAGAGCATTAAAACGGAACCCTTCAAAATACCAGAGGACGATGGCAATGATTTGATGCACACGTTCTTCAACCCCGACAAAGAGGGCTGGCTGTGGAAACAAG CAGGTGGACGTTACAAGAGTTGGAAAAGACGATGGTTCATCCTAAACGACAACTGTTTGTATTACTTCGAGTATACGACCGACAAGGAACCCCGAGGTATTATACCGCTCGAGAATATTCAAGTCAGGGAAGTCCAAGACAGGCATAAACCTCATTGCTTCGAGCTCTATGCAGCTGGCTCAGAATTCATCAAAGCGTGTAAAACTGACAGCGAGGGAAAGGTCGTTGAAG gtaaaCATACAGTGTACAGAATGTCGGCAGCAACGGACGAGGAAAAAGACGAGTGGATAAAATGCGTCAG GCAAAGTATATCTCATAATCCGTTCTACGATATGCTCGCTGCTCGAAAGAAGAAAGCCCAGAAGACGAACGTTCATTCAAAGAGTTAA
- the step gene encoding cytohesin-1 isoform X6 gives MCFVCSFLLVCFPVRRFCKEQLKDELGEVVAEMEAMEGGGLAADESKPTNKAKQTSIGRKKFNMDPKKGIEYLIDHNLLTPTPEDVAQFLYKGEGLNKTAIGDYLGERHDFNERVLRAFVELHDFTDLILVQALRQFLWSFRLPGEAQKIDRMMECFAQRYCQLNPNIFTNTDTCYVLSFAIIMLNTSLHNPSVKDKPSVEHFITMNRGINNGGDLPRELLVSLYESIKTEPFKIPEDDGNDLMHTFFNPDKEGWLWKQAGGRYKSWKRRWFILNDNCLYYFEYTTDKEPRGIIPLENIQVREVQDRHKPHCFELYAAGSEFIKACKTDSEGKVVEGKHTVYRMSAATDEEKDEWIKCVRQSISHNPFYDMLAARKKKAQKTNVHSKS, from the exons CAATTGAAAGATGAGCTGGGGGAAGTTGTCGCGGAGATGGAGGCGATGGAAGGTGGGGGTTTGGCAGCTGACGAGTCCAAGCCGACGAATAAGGCGAAACAAACATCGATCGGAcgtaaaaaattcaacatgGATCCGAAGAAAGGGATCGAATATTTGATCGACCACAATCTCCTCACACCGACTCCTGAAGACGTTGCGCAATTTTTGTACAAAGGGGAGGGACTCAACAAAACTGCGATCGGGGATTACCTTGGCGAGCGCCACGACTTCAACGAGCGTGTATTGCGAGCATTCGTTGAACTCCACGATTTTACCGACCTCATACTGGTCCAAGCGCTACGACAATTTTTGTGGTCGTTCAGACTGCCCGGCGAGGCACAAAAAATCGATCGCATGATGGAGTGTTTTGCTCAGCGTTACTGCCAATTAAATCCAAACATTTTCACCAATACCGATACCTGTTACGTACTAAGCTTCGCGATAATAATGCTAAATACATCGTTGCACAATCCCAGCGTCAAGGACAAGCCCAGCGTCGAACACTTCATCACGATGAATCGTGGCATCAACAACGGTGGTGATCTTCCCCGCGAACTCTTAGTA AGCTTGTACGAGAGCATTAAAACGGAACCCTTCAAAATACCAGAGGACGATGGCAATGATTTGATGCACACGTTCTTCAACCCCGACAAAGAGGGCTGGCTGTGGAAACAAG CAGGTGGACGTTACAAGAGTTGGAAAAGACGATGGTTCATCCTAAACGACAACTGTTTGTATTACTTCGAGTATACGACCGACAAGGAACCCCGAGGTATTATACCGCTCGAGAATATTCAAGTCAGGGAAGTCCAAGACAGGCATAAACCTCATTGCTTCGAGCTCTATGCAGCTGGCTCAGAATTCATCAAAGCGTGTAAAACTGACAGCGAGGGAAAGGTCGTTGAAG gtaaaCATACAGTGTACAGAATGTCGGCAGCAACGGACGAGGAAAAAGACGAGTGGATAAAATGCGTCAG GCAAAGTATATCTCATAATCCGTTCTACGATATGCTCGCTGCTCGAAAGAAGAAAGCCCAGAAGACGAACGTTCATTCAAAGAGTTAA
- the step gene encoding cytohesin-1 isoform X7: MCFVCSFLLVCFPQLKDELGEVVAEMEAMEGGGLAADESKPTNKAKQTSIGRKKFNMDPKKGIEYLIDHNLLTPTPEDVAQFLYKGEGLNKTAIGDYLGERHDFNERVLRAFVELHDFTDLILVQALRQFLWSFRLPGEAQKIDRMMECFAQRYCQLNPNIFTNTDTCYVLSFAIIMLNTSLHNPSVKDKPSVEHFITMNRGINNGGDLPRELLVSLYESIKTEPFKIPEDDGNDLMHTFFNPDKEGWLWKQAGGRYKSWKRRWFILNDNCLYYFEYTTDKEPRGIIPLENIQVREVQDRHKPHCFELYAAGSEFIKACKTDSEGKVVEGKHTVYRMSAATDEEKDEWIKCVRQSISHNPFYDMLAARKKKAQKTNVHSKS; this comes from the exons CAATTGAAAGATGAGCTGGGGGAAGTTGTCGCGGAGATGGAGGCGATGGAAGGTGGGGGTTTGGCAGCTGACGAGTCCAAGCCGACGAATAAGGCGAAACAAACATCGATCGGAcgtaaaaaattcaacatgGATCCGAAGAAAGGGATCGAATATTTGATCGACCACAATCTCCTCACACCGACTCCTGAAGACGTTGCGCAATTTTTGTACAAAGGGGAGGGACTCAACAAAACTGCGATCGGGGATTACCTTGGCGAGCGCCACGACTTCAACGAGCGTGTATTGCGAGCATTCGTTGAACTCCACGATTTTACCGACCTCATACTGGTCCAAGCGCTACGACAATTTTTGTGGTCGTTCAGACTGCCCGGCGAGGCACAAAAAATCGATCGCATGATGGAGTGTTTTGCTCAGCGTTACTGCCAATTAAATCCAAACATTTTCACCAATACCGATACCTGTTACGTACTAAGCTTCGCGATAATAATGCTAAATACATCGTTGCACAATCCCAGCGTCAAGGACAAGCCCAGCGTCGAACACTTCATCACGATGAATCGTGGCATCAACAACGGTGGTGATCTTCCCCGCGAACTCTTAGTA AGCTTGTACGAGAGCATTAAAACGGAACCCTTCAAAATACCAGAGGACGATGGCAATGATTTGATGCACACGTTCTTCAACCCCGACAAAGAGGGCTGGCTGTGGAAACAAG CAGGTGGACGTTACAAGAGTTGGAAAAGACGATGGTTCATCCTAAACGACAACTGTTTGTATTACTTCGAGTATACGACCGACAAGGAACCCCGAGGTATTATACCGCTCGAGAATATTCAAGTCAGGGAAGTCCAAGACAGGCATAAACCTCATTGCTTCGAGCTCTATGCAGCTGGCTCAGAATTCATCAAAGCGTGTAAAACTGACAGCGAGGGAAAGGTCGTTGAAG gtaaaCATACAGTGTACAGAATGTCGGCAGCAACGGACGAGGAAAAAGACGAGTGGATAAAATGCGTCAG GCAAAGTATATCTCATAATCCGTTCTACGATATGCTCGCTGCTCGAAAGAAGAAAGCCCAGAAGACGAACGTTCATTCAAAGAGTTAA